Proteins found in one Streptococcus iniae genomic segment:
- a CDS encoding Stp1/IreP family PP2C-type Ser/Thr phosphatase, with amino-acid sequence MKISLITDIGQKRSNNQDFINKFDNKKGITLIVLADGMGGHRAGNIASEMTVTDLGKEWVQTELTELSQIRDWLLETIETENKRVYQMGQTEDYKGMGTTVEAVVLIDNNAIYAHVGDSRIGLVKDGEYKLLTSDHSLVNELVKAGQITEDEASSHPQKNIITQSIGQSSPVEPDLGIKVLENDDYLVINSDGLTNMVSNAEIAEIVSRDLSLDEKNQELINLANLRGGLDNITIALVHYESEGME; translated from the coding sequence ATGAAAATTTCATTAATAACAGATATTGGGCAAAAACGCTCAAATAATCAAGATTTTATCAATAAATTTGATAATAAAAAAGGTATTACTCTTATCGTTTTAGCCGACGGTATGGGAGGCCATCGTGCTGGCAATATTGCTAGCGAAATGACAGTTACCGATCTTGGAAAAGAGTGGGTTCAAACTGAGCTGACAGAATTAAGTCAAATCAGAGATTGGCTTTTGGAGACAATTGAAACTGAAAATAAAAGAGTCTATCAAATGGGTCAGACAGAAGATTACAAAGGTATGGGAACGACAGTTGAGGCAGTTGTATTAATTGATAACAATGCTATCTATGCACATGTTGGTGATTCTCGTATCGGATTAGTAAAAGATGGGGAATATAAATTACTGACAAGTGATCATTCTCTTGTTAATGAACTTGTTAAAGCTGGTCAAATTACAGAAGATGAAGCTAGCAGTCACCCTCAAAAAAACATTATCACGCAATCTATCGGGCAATCATCTCCTGTTGAACCTGATTTAGGCATCAAGGTGCTTGAAAATGATGATTATCTAGTGATTAATTCAGATGGATTAACGAATATGGTTTCTAATGCAGAAATTGCAGAAATTGTATCACGTGATTTATCCTTGGATGAAAAAAATCAAGAGTTAATTAATCTCGCAAATCTTCGTGGAGGTTTGGATAACATCACTATCGCTTTGGTACATTACGAAAGTGAGGGTATGGAATGA
- the rsmB gene encoding 16S rRNA (cytosine(967)-C(5))-methyltransferase RsmB, with protein sequence MANNWKQLPRGKALIVLEDVFENGAYSGIALNHQLSNNKLSPKDKGFITEIVYGTISRKITLEWYLSHVVTDRDKLDKWVYYLLMLSLYQLVYLDKVPKHAIVNEAVNIAKNRGNKRGAEKYVNAILRQLTASDLPDYETIKRQNKRYSIKYSLPTWLVKKLMDQFGETRALAIMESLLETSKASIRVTDENRLMEIKEALGAQESVISPLGLTKTSANFATSDYFTSGAITIQDESSQLVAPTLQIEGHEHILDACSAPGGKTLHMASYLSSGRVTALDIYQHKLDLVKENAKRLGLTDKIETRQLDARKVNQTFPADSFDKILVDAPCSGIGLMRRKPDIKYNKEIQDFEQLQGLQLEILASVCQTVRKGGIITYSTCTIFDEENFQVVEKFLQSHSNFEQVKLNHTQEDIVKDGCLYITPEQYQTDGFFISQFRRVL encoded by the coding sequence TTGGCAAATAATTGGAAACAGCTTCCACGTGGAAAAGCATTAATAGTACTAGAGGACGTTTTTGAAAATGGTGCCTATTCAGGCATTGCCCTTAATCATCAACTGAGTAATAACAAGTTAAGCCCTAAAGATAAAGGCTTCATTACTGAAATTGTTTATGGAACCATTAGCCGTAAAATCACATTAGAATGGTATCTATCACATGTTGTGACAGACCGTGACAAACTAGATAAGTGGGTTTATTACCTTTTGATGCTCAGTCTTTACCAACTTGTTTATTTAGATAAGGTTCCAAAGCATGCCATTGTTAATGAAGCTGTCAATATTGCTAAAAACCGTGGCAACAAACGTGGTGCTGAGAAGTATGTGAATGCGATTTTACGACAACTAACAGCATCAGATTTACCTGATTATGAAACAATTAAACGTCAAAATAAACGTTATTCCATTAAATATTCCTTGCCAACTTGGTTGGTTAAAAAATTAATGGACCAATTTGGTGAGACACGTGCACTGGCCATAATGGAAAGCCTACTTGAGACAAGTAAAGCAAGTATTCGTGTTACAGATGAAAATCGTCTAATGGAAATTAAAGAGGCACTTGGTGCACAAGAGTCTGTGATATCACCCCTTGGTTTGACAAAGACAAGTGCTAATTTTGCAACTAGTGACTATTTCACAAGTGGCGCCATTACTATTCAAGATGAAAGCAGTCAATTGGTTGCACCGACACTCCAAATAGAAGGTCATGAGCATATTTTGGATGCTTGTAGCGCACCAGGTGGGAAAACCCTTCACATGGCTTCATATTTGAGTAGCGGTCGTGTTACAGCCTTAGATATCTACCAACACAAACTTGATCTTGTTAAGGAGAATGCAAAACGATTAGGCTTAACAGATAAAATTGAAACGAGACAATTAGATGCAAGAAAGGTAAATCAGACTTTTCCTGCGGATAGTTTTGACAAAATATTAGTTGATGCACCTTGTTCTGGTATTGGTTTAATGAGACGTAAACCAGATATTAAATACAATAAAGAGATTCAAGACTTTGAACAATTGCAGGGCTTGCAGTTAGAGATACTGGCTAGCGTTTGTCAAACGGTGCGAAAAGGTGGTATAATAACCTATAGCACTTGCACTATTTTTGATGAAGAGAATTTTCAAGTCGTTGAAAAATTTTTACAAAGTCATTCTAATTTTGAACAAGTAAAACTTAATCATACACAAGAAGATATTGTTAAGGATGGATGTTTGTACATTACGCCGGAACAGTACCAAACAGACGGTTTCTTTATTAGCCAGTTTAGAAGGGTCTTGTAG
- the fmt gene encoding methionyl-tRNA formyltransferase: MTKIIFMGTPQFSATVLEGLVKASAYDILAVVTQPDRAVGRKKEIKMTPVKELALANHLPIYQPEKLSGSKELKEIMALGADGIITAAYGQFLPTALLDSVSFALNVHASLLPKYRGGAPIHYAIMNGEKEAGVTLMEMVKEMDAGDMVSKASTPILDSDNVGSMFEKLAIIGRDLLLESLPAYLSGDLKPQAQDHSQASFSPNISSEQEVLDWTKSAREVFNQIRGMSPWPVAHTYQNGERFKIYQASLVDGQGQPGQVIAKTKKAVHIACGDNAVALELVQPAGKPKMPIQDYLNGLGRELQLGDYFGK; the protein is encoded by the coding sequence ATGACAAAAATAATTTTTATGGGGACCCCCCAATTTTCGGCAACCGTTTTAGAAGGCTTAGTGAAGGCATCAGCCTATGACATTCTAGCTGTTGTGACTCAGCCAGACAGAGCAGTAGGACGCAAAAAAGAAATCAAAATGACACCCGTAAAAGAGTTAGCTCTAGCGAATCATTTGCCTATTTACCAACCAGAAAAATTATCTGGTTCAAAAGAATTAAAAGAGATTATGGCTTTAGGAGCTGATGGGATTATTACAGCAGCTTATGGTCAATTTTTGCCGACGGCATTATTAGATTCGGTGTCATTTGCCTTAAATGTCCATGCATCGCTTTTACCAAAATATCGAGGTGGTGCTCCTATTCATTATGCTATTATGAACGGTGAAAAAGAAGCAGGTGTGACCTTGATGGAAATGGTAAAAGAAATGGATGCAGGCGATATGGTTTCTAAAGCTAGCACTCCTATTCTTGATAGTGATAATGTGGGTAGTATGTTTGAGAAGCTAGCCATTATTGGACGTGACCTTCTTTTAGAAAGTCTGCCAGCCTATTTATCAGGAGATTTGAAACCTCAAGCACAAGATCACAGTCAAGCAAGTTTCTCACCAAATATCAGCTCTGAGCAGGAAGTTTTGGACTGGACAAAATCAGCAAGAGAAGTTTTTAATCAAATCAGAGGAATGTCTCCTTGGCCAGTAGCTCATACCTATCAAAATGGAGAGCGTTTTAAGATTTACCAAGCAAGCTTGGTAGATGGACAAGGGCAACCCGGACAAGTGATTGCAAAAACAAAAAAAGCAGTGCATATTGCTTGTGGTGACAATGCTGTCGCTTTAGAATTGGTTCAACCTGCGGGCAAACCTAAAATGCCTATCCAAGATTACCTTAATGGGTTGGGAAGAGAATTACAGCTAGGAGATTACTTTGGCAAATAA